A single region of the bacterium genome encodes:
- the trpS gene encoding tryptophan--tRNA ligase produces MRIFSGIQPTGAIHIGNYLGAIRQFVELQAKNECVFSIVDLHAMAAPYKTEEMPNNVLDAAVAYIASGIDPEKSILFVQSQVPEHTELSWVLNCVTPAGDLLRMTQYKEKARQFKDNINAGLLNYPILMAADILIYKTEMVPVGHDQSQHVELARTIARKFNQRFGQTFPEPKLKLPGAGARIMSLTDPKKKMSKSVPSSCLYLFDEPETIKKKIMAAVTDLGKEIKYDLAKKPGVSNLLTIYSLFSEKPIKDLEKRFKGQGYAKFKEKLADLLIEKLEPLRRKRKELLSRKVYVKEILDQGAKKAKNIAQSTMKEVREKTGLV; encoded by the coding sequence ATGAGAATCTTTTCAGGGATCCAGCCGACCGGCGCCATCCACATCGGAAATTATCTGGGCGCGATAAGGCAATTCGTCGAGCTTCAGGCTAAGAATGAATGCGTTTTCAGCATTGTTGACCTTCACGCGATGGCGGCGCCGTATAAAACCGAAGAAATGCCCAATAATGTTTTAGACGCGGCCGTCGCCTATATCGCTTCGGGTATTGATCCGGAAAAATCAATTCTCTTTGTCCAATCACAAGTTCCGGAACACACGGAATTAAGCTGGGTTTTGAATTGCGTCACTCCGGCCGGCGACTTGCTGCGCATGACCCAGTACAAAGAAAAGGCCCGGCAATTCAAAGACAATATCAATGCCGGACTCTTGAATTATCCCATTCTGATGGCGGCTGATATTTTAATTTATAAAACAGAAATGGTGCCGGTTGGCCACGACCAGAGTCAGCACGTGGAACTGGCGAGGACTATCGCCAGAAAATTCAACCAAAGATTCGGCCAGACCTTTCCCGAGCCAAAGCTGAAACTGCCGGGAGCTGGAGCGAGAATTATGTCCTTAACTGACCCAAAAAAGAAGATGTCAAAGTCAGTCCCTTCGTCATGCCTTTACCTCTTTGATGAGCCGGAAACAATCAAAAAGAAAATTATGGCTGCGGTCACCGATCTCGGCAAGGAAATAAAGTACGACCTGGCCAAAAAACCCGGCGTTTCCAATCTCCTGACGATCTACAGCTTGTTCTCGGAAAAGCCGATCAAAGACCTGGAGAAAAGATTCAAGGGCCAGGGGTATGCCAAGTTCAAGGAAAAACTGGCGGATCTCTTGATTGAGAAATTAGAGCCTCTTCGGAGAAAAAGAAAAGAACTCCTCTCCAGAAAAGTCTACGTCAAAGAAATCCTCGACCAGGGAGCCAAGAAAGCAAAAAACATTGCCCAGTCAACTATGAAAGAAGTCAGGGAAAAAACCGGTCTTGTTTAG